The Amaranthus tricolor cultivar Red isolate AtriRed21 chromosome 6, ASM2621246v1, whole genome shotgun sequence genome has a segment encoding these proteins:
- the LOC130816052 gene encoding uncharacterized protein LOC130816052 isoform X2 has protein sequence MLFFSSFDQKDRKGECCIARWGGGGHMSAGGYSTSKMDMIMLKFRPIAPKPVAGTTTVSGGSSDSSKGGGGSGSGRGRRKSSNNNNKRCTSSINNAPDLSPSNYNHQVNNNIGDEQQWVKFDKNCYGSTLYFEDNYNNCHGSVW, from the exons ATGCTTTTCTTCTCAAGTTTTGATCAAAAAG ATAGAAAAGGAGAGTGTTGTATAGCAAGATGGGGAGGTGGAGGACACATGTCAGCCGGAGGTTATTCCACGTCAAAAATGGATATGATAATGCTAAAATTCCGTCCTATAGCGCCGAAACCGGTAGCGGGAACAACGACGGTTTCCGGCGGTAGTTCCGATAGTTCGAAAGGCGGTGGCGGTAGCGGCAGCGGAAGAGGACGTAGAAAGTcgagtaataataacaataaaagatGTACGAGCAGTATTAATAatg CACCTGATCTGAGCCCAAGTAATTATAATCATCAGGTGAATAATAACATAGGAGATGAGCAGCAGTGGGTGAAGTTTGATAAAAATTGTTATGGAAGTACCCTTTATTTTGAAGATAATTACAATAACTGCCATGGAAGTGTATGGTAA
- the LOC130816052 gene encoding uncharacterized protein LOC130816052 isoform X1: MLFFSSFDQKDRKGECCIARWGGGGHMSAGGYSTSKMDMIMLKFRPIAPKPVAGTTTVSGGSSDSSKGGGGSGSGRGRRKSSNNNNKRCTSSINNGKKRKSASPDKNCYDDHNQMDQKTDLTLLPLFPVAPDLSPSNYNHQVNNNIGDEQQWVKFDKNCYGSTLYFEDNYNNCHGSVW; the protein is encoded by the exons ATGCTTTTCTTCTCAAGTTTTGATCAAAAAG ATAGAAAAGGAGAGTGTTGTATAGCAAGATGGGGAGGTGGAGGACACATGTCAGCCGGAGGTTATTCCACGTCAAAAATGGATATGATAATGCTAAAATTCCGTCCTATAGCGCCGAAACCGGTAGCGGGAACAACGACGGTTTCCGGCGGTAGTTCCGATAGTTCGAAAGGCGGTGGCGGTAGCGGCAGCGGAAGAGGACGTAGAAAGTcgagtaataataacaataaaagatGTACGAGCAGTATTAATAatggtaagaaaagaaaatctgCATCACCTGATAAAAATTGTTATGATGATCATAATCAGATGGATCAGAAAACAGATCTAACTTTACTTCCTCTGTTTCCTGTAGCACCTGATCTGAGCCCAAGTAATTATAATCATCAGGTGAATAATAACATAGGAGATGAGCAGCAGTGGGTGAAGTTTGATAAAAATTGTTATGGAAGTACCCTTTATTTTGAAGATAATTACAATAACTGCCATGGAAGTGTATGGTAA